Proteins encoded together in one Impatiens glandulifera chromosome 1, dImpGla2.1, whole genome shotgun sequence window:
- the LOC124922451 gene encoding serine/threonine-protein kinase ATG1t yields MIMTSPIMDDLIAVEDYVATAIIGRGSNSTVWKAKHRTSGQVVALKQVPLCKLTRNLRDSLDCEVTFLSSVNHPNIIHLLDVFKADGCVFLVLEFCAGGNLASYIKLHGRVDEQLARNFMRQLGAGLKVLNTHHIIHRDLKPENILLLGTQNDLVLKIADFGLSRILHPNNNADTVCGSPFYMAPEILGFQPYDEKVDMWSLGIILFELLHGYPPYRGRTNVQLLQNIRSSTCLPFSELVLTHLQPHCVDICSRLLCVNPGNRFSFDEFYHHEFLRT; encoded by the exons ATGATCATGACATCTCCAATCATGGACGATCTTATCGCCGTAGAGGATTACGTTGCCACGGCGATAATCGGAAGAGGGTCCAATTCCACCGTCTGGAAGGCGAAGCATCGGACGTCCGGACAGGTTGTGGCGCTCAAGCAGGTCCCTCTCTGCAAACTTACTAGAAACCTCCGTGATTCCTTAGACTGCGAGGTCACTTTCTTGTCCAGCGTTAACCATCCCAATATCATCCACCTTCTCGACGTCTTTAAG GCTGATGGATGCGTATTCTTGGTTCTGGAATTCTGTGCTGGTGGAAACCTAGCTTCATACATTAAACTTCATGGGAGAGTTGATGAACAATTAGCTAGGAATTTCATGAGACAGCTTG GAGCTGGTTTAAAAGTATTGAATACCCATCACATTATTCATAGAGATTTGAAACCTGAG AATATTCTACTATTGGGTACTCAAAATGATCTGGTGCTAAAAATAGCTGATTTTGGTCTCTCGAG AATTCTGCATCCAAACAACAATGCTGACACAGTTTGTGGCTCCCCATTCTACATGGCTCCTGAAATCTTGGGATTTCAACCATATGATGAGAAG GTTGATATGTGGAGTTTGGGCATTATTCTTTTTGAATTGCTTCATGGTTACCCACCATACCGTGGTAGGACAAATGTTCAG CTGCTGCAGAATATTAGGTCATCTACATGCTTGCCTTTTTCAGAGCTTGTTCTAACACATTTACAACCTCATTGTGTTGATATCTGTTCAAGGTTACTCTGTGTAAATCCAG GGAATCGTTTTTCATTTGATGAGTTCTATCATCACGAGTTCTTAAGAACGTAG